The DNA region AGACCTAGACCATAGCCAGTTTCACCTTGAAAAATATTAGCTTCAGCAGATACGTCAATAAATTTTCCGTTTTCATTTTTGTACAAACGGTCTCCGGATAGGGAGTCTACTTTTTTTCTTTTGCTTCCTTTACCATAGGTGCGATTTGGGTGAACGGAGTGGTTGAGCAAAAACATATCAAGGTCGCCGTCCAAATCATAATCAAAGAAAGAAGCTTGGGTAGAAAAGCCTGAAAAATCAAGACCATACTTTTTTGCTTCCTCTTTAAAAATAGGAGTTCCATTAGCGTTATTACCTTGATTTATGTAGAGTAAATTAGAGCCTTTTAAATGCTTGTAATTACTGACCTTGCTAATGTAAATATCTAAAAGCCCGTCATTGTTGATATCTGCGTGGGTTACTCCTGTGGTCCACCCGTTGGAATTGTCAATACCCGCTTTTTGGCTTATTTCACTGAATTTGAAGTCGCCTTTATTTAGGTAAAAATGGTCTGCACCTTCGTTTGCCGTAAAATAGAGGTCTGTAAGCCCATCATTATTAAAATCTGCTGCAGCTACTCCAGCTCCATTATAATAATAAAGGTAGTTGAGGATATTAAGTTCCGGTGTGTTTTTGAGCGAATTAGTAAAGGATATTCCAGTATGTGAGGCGTAAGTTTTTTTAAATAGGGTGGGCGTTTCTTGCTTTTCTTCTGAGCAGGAAATCATTAAAAAGGACAGTGCCCAAACCCAAATAAAACCCAGTACTTTTTTCATGGTCAAAATCACTTGCAAGATAATCAATGTGCAGAGGTCTAGAAAATTACAGGGCTGTGAAATTTCAACTTATTTCTTTGGCAAATGTGATATCGCATATATTGTCTGTTAATCATTAAGTTTTTCGTAAATAATCCAATATATTTAGCCAAAATATCAAACCAATTCATAATGATCGGAATTTTGTCTTTTGTAGGCTTTACCGCTTTGGTAGCCATAATATCTTATTTTGCAACACGAACAACAGACGAACAGTCTTCTGACGGTTATTTTTTAGGGGGGAGGAGTTTGACCGCTGGAGTTATTGCCGGGTCATTGTTGTTGACAAACCTTTCCACAGAACAAATAGTAGGTCTTAACGGGCAATCTTATACAGAGGGTATTGTAGTAATGGCATGGGAAACTTTAGCGGCAATTGCCATGGTCGTTACCGCTATATTTTTGTTACCTAGATATTTAAAGGGCGGTATTACCACTGTTCCCCAATTTCTAAAAGACAGGTATGATGTAACCACAAAAACACTGACTTCGGTCTTGTTCCTTACCGGTTATGTGGTGGTATTGCTGCCTACAATTCTTTATTCTGGGGCACTGGCAATCAGTACCATGTTCGATTTACCAACCATGTTAGGGGTTTCGGACGGTACAGCATTGAATCTCAGTATTTGGGGTATTGGTATTATAGGTTCTATTTATGCGGTATTTGGAGGATTAAAGGCCGTTGCGGTTTCAGATACTATAAATGCAGTTGGATTGTTAGTCGGTGGACTTTTGATTCCTATTTTCGGGTTGATGGCCATTGGTGATGGAAGTTTTTTTGGAGGTTTAGAGGTGTTGTATGAAGCTAACCCCGATAAATTTGATTCTACGGGGGAGGTTACCAATAGTGTGCCTTTTTCTACTCTTTTTACCGGTATGATGCTTATCAATTTGTTTTATTGGGGAACCAACCAGCAAATTATTCAAAGGGCCTTGGGGGCAAAGAATTTGGCCGAAGGTCAAAAAGGCTTGTTATTAGCTTCTTTTATAAAAATACTAGGTCCGTTAATTGTAGTACTTCCCGGTATTATTGCTTTTCATTATTTCCAAGGTGGTCTAGATATGCCCGATCAAGCATATCCTGCTCTGGTAAATGCCGTCCTACCTAAATACTTAGTGGGCTTTTTTGTAGCCGTTCTTTTTGGAGCTATTTTGAGTTCGTTCAATAGTGTGTTAAATAGTTCGGTAACACTATTTGGACTTGATGTTTATAAACAGCACATTAACCCTGAAGCAAATGAACAAACGGTTGTGAAATATGGAAAGATTTTTGGGATTGTTTTGGCGGTAGGTGCTATGCTTATTGCGCCGTTAATCTCTAACGCAGGTAGCCTCTTTGCTTATTTGCAAGAGCTGAACGGTATTTATACCATTCCTATTTTTACAATAATCGTGGTAGGGTACCTTACCA from Zobellia alginiliquefaciens includes:
- a CDS encoding solute:sodium symporter family transporter → MIGILSFVGFTALVAIISYFATRTTDEQSSDGYFLGGRSLTAGVIAGSLLLTNLSTEQIVGLNGQSYTEGIVVMAWETLAAIAMVVTAIFLLPRYLKGGITTVPQFLKDRYDVTTKTLTSVLFLTGYVVVLLPTILYSGALAISTMFDLPTMLGVSDGTALNLSIWGIGIIGSIYAVFGGLKAVAVSDTINAVGLLVGGLLIPIFGLMAIGDGSFFGGLEVLYEANPDKFDSTGEVTNSVPFSTLFTGMMLINLFYWGTNQQIIQRALGAKNLAEGQKGLLLASFIKILGPLIVVLPGIIAFHYFQGGLDMPDQAYPALVNAVLPKYLVGFFVAVLFGAILSSFNSVLNSSVTLFGLDVYKQHINPEANEQTVVKYGKIFGIVLAVGAMLIAPLISNAGSLFAYLQELNGIYTIPIFTIIVVGYLTKRVPAIAAKIGIIAGVVLYCFSQFYLQPMFVDGALEEAAASGITDPDALALIKAEAYPHFIHVMAILFVLNAAIMLVIGKIWPNEKPFELEYTNQVSIEPYKYVKQVGIAICFIVVALYVYFAK